A genomic stretch from Penaeus vannamei isolate JL-2024 chromosome 6, ASM4276789v1, whole genome shotgun sequence includes:
- the LOC113827458 gene encoding uncharacterized protein C8orf76 homolog isoform X2, with amino-acid sequence MATLLSRMEFAGLDDDLFEVERERAKADEEYSARFCDDCWFMDVGPEELVSQEDTLSVQKYIAEYLFLRKDYESAILKYNEILSDLSAGNIATKRECCEGIARSHLKKGTPKDAIEYAEKLHTTSKTVEQATVSCSLLVDVNLAAGEFKDALSAAQTLVTLHSFNSDTWLKLACVYAALYNVAIPNVQDLMKFSVSAKVRIENTDSGLETCDNSDDEILLLGDSLLSLTNEADQDVSTMGDIDVAVQFVAASLLRSFVLLKKTVGTAVGFAAGFSVLYQKKILKDLNMLMHEDALQYLRQQVLKSGDIMEKMSVPLQDVTDFVDRGSSKFKSEENENCFEGISQQNFESRWFSWIC; translated from the exons ATGGCTACACTCCTCAGCAG AATGGAGTTTGCAGGACTGGATGATGACCTATTTGAGGTGGAACGTGAACGAGCCAAGGCAGATGAGGAATATTCTGCTCGCTTTTGTGACGATTGCTGGTTCATGGATGTGGGACCAGAGGAACTTGTGTCGCAGGAGGATACCTTGAGTGTACAGAAATATATTGCTGAATATCTGTTTTTAAGAAAAGATTATGAATCTGCTATTCTGAAATATAATGAAATTTTATCTGACTTGTCTGCTGGCAACATAGCAACTAAAAGAGAATGTTGTGAAGGGATTGCCAGAAGCCATTTAAAAAAAGGAACACCTAAGGATGCTATTGAATATGCAGAAAAATTGCATACAACATCAAAAACAGTGGAACAAGCAACTGTAAGTTGTTCTCTGTTAGTGGATGTAAACCTAGCAGCAGGGGAATTCAAAGATGCTCTTTCAGCAGCACAAACACTTGTAACTCTTCACTCATTTAACAGTGATACCTGGTTGAAGCTGGCTTGTGTATATGCAGCTCTCTACAATGTTGCCATTCCAAATGTACAAGATCTCATGAAGTTTTCTGTTTCAGCAAAGGTTAGGATAGAAAACACAGACAGTGGTTTAGAAACTTGTGATAATTCAGATGACGAAATTCTATTGCTCGGGGATTCATTGTTGAGTTTGACCAATGAAGCTGATCAGGATGTTTCTACAATGGGGGATATTGATGTGGCAGTGCAGTTTGTTGCAGCCTCTCTCCTGAGGTCCTTTGTTCTTCTGAAGAAAACGGTAGGAACAGCAGTTGGCTTTGCCGCTGGATTTAGTGTGTTGTATCAGAAGAAAATTCTCAAGGACTTAAACATGTTGATGCATGAAGATGCACTGCAGTATTTGCGACAACAAGTTTTGAAAAGTGGAGACATAATGGAGAAAATGAGCGTTCCATTACAGGATGTGACAGACTTTGTGGACAGAGGGAGTTCCAAATTCAAGTCAGAAGAGAACGAGAATTGCTTTGAGGGAATATCACAGCAGAACTTTGAGAGTCGATGGTTCAGCTGGATTTGCTGA
- the LOC113827458 gene encoding uncharacterized protein C8orf76 homolog isoform X3, giving the protein MQHKMEFAGLDDDLFEVERERAKADEEYSARFCDDCWFMDVGPEELVSQEDTLSVQKYIAEYLFLRKDYESAILKYNEILSDLSAGNIATKRECCEGIARSHLKKGTPKDAIEYAEKLHTTSKTVEQATVSCSLLVDVNLAAGEFKDALSAAQTLVTLHSFNSDTWLKLACVYAALYNVAIPNVQDLMKFSVSAKVRIENTDSGLETCDNSDDEILLLGDSLLSLTNEADQDVSTMGDIDVAVQFVAASLLRSFVLLKKTVGTAVGFAAGFSVLYQKKILKDLNMLMHEDALQYLRQQVLKSGDIMEKMSVPLQDVTDFVDRGSSKFKSEENENCFEGISQQNFESRWFSWIC; this is encoded by the exons atgcAGCACAA AATGGAGTTTGCAGGACTGGATGATGACCTATTTGAGGTGGAACGTGAACGAGCCAAGGCAGATGAGGAATATTCTGCTCGCTTTTGTGACGATTGCTGGTTCATGGATGTGGGACCAGAGGAACTTGTGTCGCAGGAGGATACCTTGAGTGTACAGAAATATATTGCTGAATATCTGTTTTTAAGAAAAGATTATGAATCTGCTATTCTGAAATATAATGAAATTTTATCTGACTTGTCTGCTGGCAACATAGCAACTAAAAGAGAATGTTGTGAAGGGATTGCCAGAAGCCATTTAAAAAAAGGAACACCTAAGGATGCTATTGAATATGCAGAAAAATTGCATACAACATCAAAAACAGTGGAACAAGCAACTGTAAGTTGTTCTCTGTTAGTGGATGTAAACCTAGCAGCAGGGGAATTCAAAGATGCTCTTTCAGCAGCACAAACACTTGTAACTCTTCACTCATTTAACAGTGATACCTGGTTGAAGCTGGCTTGTGTATATGCAGCTCTCTACAATGTTGCCATTCCAAATGTACAAGATCTCATGAAGTTTTCTGTTTCAGCAAAGGTTAGGATAGAAAACACAGACAGTGGTTTAGAAACTTGTGATAATTCAGATGACGAAATTCTATTGCTCGGGGATTCATTGTTGAGTTTGACCAATGAAGCTGATCAGGATGTTTCTACAATGGGGGATATTGATGTGGCAGTGCAGTTTGTTGCAGCCTCTCTCCTGAGGTCCTTTGTTCTTCTGAAGAAAACGGTAGGAACAGCAGTTGGCTTTGCCGCTGGATTTAGTGTGTTGTATCAGAAGAAAATTCTCAAGGACTTAAACATGTTGATGCATGAAGATGCACTGCAGTATTTGCGACAACAAGTTTTGAAAAGTGGAGACATAATGGAGAAAATGAGCGTTCCATTACAGGATGTGACAGACTTTGTGGACAGAGGGAGTTCCAAATTCAAGTCAGAAGAGAACGAGAATTGCTTTGAGGGAATATCACAGCAGAACTTTGAGAGTCGATGGTTCAGCTGGATTTGCTGA
- the LOC113827456 gene encoding transcription termination factor 5, mitochondrial isoform X1: MKGKRAIVLRHKIFKQGSANRTMQLLMVWKSLKICGVRRGSTDWRNSNPVSVRKLMLNFPFDSGWIHLQAPGRWMATLASPMADRVQRKHNTSSVSFPKAPPRFKLLADFFGVSKSQAQRIVEGDPRLGECDTFILSRNMSTLKENGLRPEEVRSHLQLLYYCPLTVQHQIAILQELGLINLKVAHFKRFKKFYKSTFQLIKDYGLLPHDYDPKWDILKPLQVPEEIIDNIEFPSKIANLTLGQIHEQLSSIYLQWRLECEEEDIKRIRHIYPPTKMKSMRLQCEVFELLNNEWNINNSKVLRHGYLLSGSPHNLRLIAEQVTQLAGASTKEAVALAPRLLNVPYYKLLTISKILTDLGVEPGAVLTLPQVCTLNPETIQERIATLQKVPEFEALHSHPRILRLIYYNTKIKSRLDLLHQLKDVKSMPSLNILSGDTDQFHRYLTLGELKQNRRDIVTFLARSFQVKSSKIRDMLKVQLPQTTVVNVKNNLHHLLEQGFTKEQVLVALDVVLYPPELVSDQLSHLAKRPEAQPYLEFKGNPNALQLLLYFIVKNSSYRL; encoded by the exons ATGAAGGGAAAGCGAGCTATCGTCCTCAGACATAAGATTTTCAAGCAAGGAAGCGCA AATAGAACAATGCAGCTATTGATGGTTTGGAAAAGTCTTAAGATATGTGGTGTTAGAAGAGGTAGCACAGATTGGAGAAACAGCAACCCAGTATCCGTGAGAAAGTTG ATGTTGAATTTTCCTTTTGACTCTGGTTGGATACACTTACAAGCACCAGGAAGATGGATGGCAACTCTTGCTAGCCCTATGGCAGACAGGGTGCAAAGGAAGCACAACACAAGCTCAGTATCTTTCCCAAAGGCACCTCCCAGATTCAAGCTTCTTGCAGATTTCTttg GGGTGAGCAAATCACAAGCCCAGAGAATAGTTGAGGGTGACCCAAGACTAGGAGAGTGTGATACATTCATTCTCTCGAGGAATATGTCAACACTTAAA GAAAATGGCCTAAGGCCAGAAGAAGTACGAAGTCATCTGCAACTACTTTACTACTGCCCTCTGACGGTTCAGCATCAGATAGCCATCCTCCAAGAATTAGGGCTTATTAATCTCAAGGTTGCTCATTTTAAAAG GTTTAAAAAATTCTACAAAAGCACATTCCAACTCATCAAAGACTATGGCCTTCTGCCTCATGACTATGACCCTAAGTGGGATATCCTCAAGCCCCTGCAAGTGCCAGAAGAAATCATCGACAACATTGAGTTTCCTAGCAAAATTGCAAACTTAACTCTAGGCCAA ATTCATGAGCAGCTGTCGAGTATATATCTCCAGTGGCGCTTAGAGTGTGAGGAAGAAGACATCAAAAGGATTCGTCATATTTATCCTCCCACAAAAATGAAGAGCATGAGATTACAGTGTGAAGTGTTTGAGCTTCTCAACAATGAAtggaatatcaataacagtaag GTTTTGCGGCATGGCTACCTGTTGTCTGGGAGTCCACACAACCTAAGGCTGATAGCAGAGCAGGTGACACAGCTTGCTGGGGCCAGCACCAAGGAGGCAGTTGCACTAGCTCCTCGGTTACTTAATGTTCCTTATTACAAGCTCTTGACCATCAGCAAGATCCTCACAGATCTTGGAGTGGAGCCG GGTGCTGTGTTGACTTTGCCACAAGTGTGTACCCTGAATCCAGAAACCATACAAGAACGCATAGCTACCCTTCAGAAGGTGCCAGAATTTGAGGCATTGCACTCTCATCCACGTATTCTGCGTCTAATATACTACAATACAAAGATTAAATCTCGCTTGGACCTCTTGCACCAGCTAAAGGATGTCAAATCCATGCCAAGTCTAAATATATTGTCTGGAGACACTGATCAATTCCACCGTTATCTCACTCTAGGGGAATTGAAACAAAACAGACGGGACATTGTCACATTTTTGGCAAGAAGTTTTCAAGTAAAATCGAGCAAGATTCGAGATATGCTGAAAGTACAACTACCTCAAACAACTGTCGTAAATGTTAAAAATAATCTCCACCACTTGTTGGAACAAGGCTTCACAAAGGAGCAAGTGTTAGTGGCCCTGGATGTAGTTCTTTACCCCCCAGAGTTGGTGAGTGACCAGCTGTCCCACCTAGCAAAGCGACCTGAAGCACAGCCTTACTTGGAGTTCAAAGGCAACCCAAATGCCTTGCAACTGCTACTCTATTTTATAGTGAAAAATTCATCCTACAGATTGTAA
- the LOC113827458 gene encoding uncharacterized protein C8orf76 homolog isoform X4 yields the protein MEFAGLDDDLFEVERERAKADEEYSARFCDDCWFMDVGPEELVSQEDTLSVQKYIAEYLFLRKDYESAILKYNEILSDLSAGNIATKRECCEGIARSHLKKGTPKDAIEYAEKLHTTSKTVEQATVSCSLLVDVNLAAGEFKDALSAAQTLVTLHSFNSDTWLKLACVYAALYNVAIPNVQDLMKFSVSAKVRIENTDSGLETCDNSDDEILLLGDSLLSLTNEADQDVSTMGDIDVAVQFVAASLLRSFVLLKKTVGTAVGFAAGFSVLYQKKILKDLNMLMHEDALQYLRQQVLKSGDIMEKMSVPLQDVTDFVDRGSSKFKSEENENCFEGISQQNFESRWFSWIC from the coding sequence ATGGAGTTTGCAGGACTGGATGATGACCTATTTGAGGTGGAACGTGAACGAGCCAAGGCAGATGAGGAATATTCTGCTCGCTTTTGTGACGATTGCTGGTTCATGGATGTGGGACCAGAGGAACTTGTGTCGCAGGAGGATACCTTGAGTGTACAGAAATATATTGCTGAATATCTGTTTTTAAGAAAAGATTATGAATCTGCTATTCTGAAATATAATGAAATTTTATCTGACTTGTCTGCTGGCAACATAGCAACTAAAAGAGAATGTTGTGAAGGGATTGCCAGAAGCCATTTAAAAAAAGGAACACCTAAGGATGCTATTGAATATGCAGAAAAATTGCATACAACATCAAAAACAGTGGAACAAGCAACTGTAAGTTGTTCTCTGTTAGTGGATGTAAACCTAGCAGCAGGGGAATTCAAAGATGCTCTTTCAGCAGCACAAACACTTGTAACTCTTCACTCATTTAACAGTGATACCTGGTTGAAGCTGGCTTGTGTATATGCAGCTCTCTACAATGTTGCCATTCCAAATGTACAAGATCTCATGAAGTTTTCTGTTTCAGCAAAGGTTAGGATAGAAAACACAGACAGTGGTTTAGAAACTTGTGATAATTCAGATGACGAAATTCTATTGCTCGGGGATTCATTGTTGAGTTTGACCAATGAAGCTGATCAGGATGTTTCTACAATGGGGGATATTGATGTGGCAGTGCAGTTTGTTGCAGCCTCTCTCCTGAGGTCCTTTGTTCTTCTGAAGAAAACGGTAGGAACAGCAGTTGGCTTTGCCGCTGGATTTAGTGTGTTGTATCAGAAGAAAATTCTCAAGGACTTAAACATGTTGATGCATGAAGATGCACTGCAGTATTTGCGACAACAAGTTTTGAAAAGTGGAGACATAATGGAGAAAATGAGCGTTCCATTACAGGATGTGACAGACTTTGTGGACAGAGGGAGTTCCAAATTCAAGTCAGAAGAGAACGAGAATTGCTTTGAGGGAATATCACAGCAGAACTTTGAGAGTCGATGGTTCAGCTGGATTTGCTGA
- the LOC113827458 gene encoding uncharacterized protein C8orf76 homolog isoform X1, which produces MAASIACKSHTIGSPPAFDSSAENTRCLTTPQLEDRHPTSRMEFAGLDDDLFEVERERAKADEEYSARFCDDCWFMDVGPEELVSQEDTLSVQKYIAEYLFLRKDYESAILKYNEILSDLSAGNIATKRECCEGIARSHLKKGTPKDAIEYAEKLHTTSKTVEQATVSCSLLVDVNLAAGEFKDALSAAQTLVTLHSFNSDTWLKLACVYAALYNVAIPNVQDLMKFSVSAKVRIENTDSGLETCDNSDDEILLLGDSLLSLTNEADQDVSTMGDIDVAVQFVAASLLRSFVLLKKTVGTAVGFAAGFSVLYQKKILKDLNMLMHEDALQYLRQQVLKSGDIMEKMSVPLQDVTDFVDRGSSKFKSEENENCFEGISQQNFESRWFSWIC; this is translated from the exons atggcagccagtaTAGCATGCAAATCtcacaccataggttcaccaccagcctttgacAGTTCAGCAGAGAATACCCGATGCCTAACCACTCCTCAACTTGAAGATCGGCATCCTACTTCAAG AATGGAGTTTGCAGGACTGGATGATGACCTATTTGAGGTGGAACGTGAACGAGCCAAGGCAGATGAGGAATATTCTGCTCGCTTTTGTGACGATTGCTGGTTCATGGATGTGGGACCAGAGGAACTTGTGTCGCAGGAGGATACCTTGAGTGTACAGAAATATATTGCTGAATATCTGTTTTTAAGAAAAGATTATGAATCTGCTATTCTGAAATATAATGAAATTTTATCTGACTTGTCTGCTGGCAACATAGCAACTAAAAGAGAATGTTGTGAAGGGATTGCCAGAAGCCATTTAAAAAAAGGAACACCTAAGGATGCTATTGAATATGCAGAAAAATTGCATACAACATCAAAAACAGTGGAACAAGCAACTGTAAGTTGTTCTCTGTTAGTGGATGTAAACCTAGCAGCAGGGGAATTCAAAGATGCTCTTTCAGCAGCACAAACACTTGTAACTCTTCACTCATTTAACAGTGATACCTGGTTGAAGCTGGCTTGTGTATATGCAGCTCTCTACAATGTTGCCATTCCAAATGTACAAGATCTCATGAAGTTTTCTGTTTCAGCAAAGGTTAGGATAGAAAACACAGACAGTGGTTTAGAAACTTGTGATAATTCAGATGACGAAATTCTATTGCTCGGGGATTCATTGTTGAGTTTGACCAATGAAGCTGATCAGGATGTTTCTACAATGGGGGATATTGATGTGGCAGTGCAGTTTGTTGCAGCCTCTCTCCTGAGGTCCTTTGTTCTTCTGAAGAAAACGGTAGGAACAGCAGTTGGCTTTGCCGCTGGATTTAGTGTGTTGTATCAGAAGAAAATTCTCAAGGACTTAAACATGTTGATGCATGAAGATGCACTGCAGTATTTGCGACAACAAGTTTTGAAAAGTGGAGACATAATGGAGAAAATGAGCGTTCCATTACAGGATGTGACAGACTTTGTGGACAGAGGGAGTTCCAAATTCAAGTCAGAAGAGAACGAGAATTGCTTTGAGGGAATATCACAGCAGAACTTTGAGAGTCGATGGTTCAGCTGGATTTGCTGA
- the LOC113827456 gene encoding transcription termination factor 5, mitochondrial isoform X2, whose translation MQLLMVWKSLKICGVRRGSTDWRNSNPVSVRKLMLNFPFDSGWIHLQAPGRWMATLASPMADRVQRKHNTSSVSFPKAPPRFKLLADFFGVSKSQAQRIVEGDPRLGECDTFILSRNMSTLKENGLRPEEVRSHLQLLYYCPLTVQHQIAILQELGLINLKVAHFKRFKKFYKSTFQLIKDYGLLPHDYDPKWDILKPLQVPEEIIDNIEFPSKIANLTLGQIHEQLSSIYLQWRLECEEEDIKRIRHIYPPTKMKSMRLQCEVFELLNNEWNINNSKVLRHGYLLSGSPHNLRLIAEQVTQLAGASTKEAVALAPRLLNVPYYKLLTISKILTDLGVEPGAVLTLPQVCTLNPETIQERIATLQKVPEFEALHSHPRILRLIYYNTKIKSRLDLLHQLKDVKSMPSLNILSGDTDQFHRYLTLGELKQNRRDIVTFLARSFQVKSSKIRDMLKVQLPQTTVVNVKNNLHHLLEQGFTKEQVLVALDVVLYPPELVSDQLSHLAKRPEAQPYLEFKGNPNALQLLLYFIVKNSSYRL comes from the exons ATGCAGCTATTGATGGTTTGGAAAAGTCTTAAGATATGTGGTGTTAGAAGAGGTAGCACAGATTGGAGAAACAGCAACCCAGTATCCGTGAGAAAGTTG ATGTTGAATTTTCCTTTTGACTCTGGTTGGATACACTTACAAGCACCAGGAAGATGGATGGCAACTCTTGCTAGCCCTATGGCAGACAGGGTGCAAAGGAAGCACAACACAAGCTCAGTATCTTTCCCAAAGGCACCTCCCAGATTCAAGCTTCTTGCAGATTTCTttg GGGTGAGCAAATCACAAGCCCAGAGAATAGTTGAGGGTGACCCAAGACTAGGAGAGTGTGATACATTCATTCTCTCGAGGAATATGTCAACACTTAAA GAAAATGGCCTAAGGCCAGAAGAAGTACGAAGTCATCTGCAACTACTTTACTACTGCCCTCTGACGGTTCAGCATCAGATAGCCATCCTCCAAGAATTAGGGCTTATTAATCTCAAGGTTGCTCATTTTAAAAG GTTTAAAAAATTCTACAAAAGCACATTCCAACTCATCAAAGACTATGGCCTTCTGCCTCATGACTATGACCCTAAGTGGGATATCCTCAAGCCCCTGCAAGTGCCAGAAGAAATCATCGACAACATTGAGTTTCCTAGCAAAATTGCAAACTTAACTCTAGGCCAA ATTCATGAGCAGCTGTCGAGTATATATCTCCAGTGGCGCTTAGAGTGTGAGGAAGAAGACATCAAAAGGATTCGTCATATTTATCCTCCCACAAAAATGAAGAGCATGAGATTACAGTGTGAAGTGTTTGAGCTTCTCAACAATGAAtggaatatcaataacagtaag GTTTTGCGGCATGGCTACCTGTTGTCTGGGAGTCCACACAACCTAAGGCTGATAGCAGAGCAGGTGACACAGCTTGCTGGGGCCAGCACCAAGGAGGCAGTTGCACTAGCTCCTCGGTTACTTAATGTTCCTTATTACAAGCTCTTGACCATCAGCAAGATCCTCACAGATCTTGGAGTGGAGCCG GGTGCTGTGTTGACTTTGCCACAAGTGTGTACCCTGAATCCAGAAACCATACAAGAACGCATAGCTACCCTTCAGAAGGTGCCAGAATTTGAGGCATTGCACTCTCATCCACGTATTCTGCGTCTAATATACTACAATACAAAGATTAAATCTCGCTTGGACCTCTTGCACCAGCTAAAGGATGTCAAATCCATGCCAAGTCTAAATATATTGTCTGGAGACACTGATCAATTCCACCGTTATCTCACTCTAGGGGAATTGAAACAAAACAGACGGGACATTGTCACATTTTTGGCAAGAAGTTTTCAAGTAAAATCGAGCAAGATTCGAGATATGCTGAAAGTACAACTACCTCAAACAACTGTCGTAAATGTTAAAAATAATCTCCACCACTTGTTGGAACAAGGCTTCACAAAGGAGCAAGTGTTAGTGGCCCTGGATGTAGTTCTTTACCCCCCAGAGTTGGTGAGTGACCAGCTGTCCCACCTAGCAAAGCGACCTGAAGCACAGCCTTACTTGGAGTTCAAAGGCAACCCAAATGCCTTGCAACTGCTACTCTATTTTATAGTGAAAAATTCATCCTACAGATTGTAA